A part of Escherichia marmotae genomic DNA contains:
- the lexA gene encoding transcriptional repressor LexA, translated as MKALTARQQEVFDLIRDHISQTGMPPTRAEIAQRLGFRSPNAAEEHLKALARKGVIEIVSGASRGIRLLHEEEEGLPLVGRVAAGEPLLAQQHIEGHYQVDPSLFKPNADFLLRVSGMSMKDIGIMDGDLLAVHKTQDVRNGQVVVARIDDEVTVKRLKKQGNKVELLPENSEFKPIVVDLRQQSFTIEGLAVGVIRNGDWL; from the coding sequence ATGAAAGCGTTAACGGCCAGGCAGCAAGAGGTGTTTGATCTCATTCGTGATCACATCAGCCAGACAGGTATGCCGCCGACGCGTGCGGAAATCGCGCAGCGTTTGGGGTTCCGTTCCCCAAATGCGGCTGAAGAACATCTGAAGGCGCTGGCACGCAAAGGCGTTATTGAAATTGTTTCCGGCGCATCGCGCGGGATCCGTCTGTTGCATGAAGAGGAAGAAGGGCTGCCGCTGGTAGGCCGTGTGGCTGCTGGTGAACCGCTTCTGGCGCAACAGCATATTGAAGGTCATTATCAGGTCGATCCTTCCCTGTTCAAACCGAATGCCGATTTCCTGCTGCGCGTCAGCGGGATGTCGATGAAAGATATCGGCATTATGGATGGCGATCTGCTGGCAGTGCATAAAACCCAGGATGTACGTAATGGTCAGGTCGTTGTCGCGCGTATTGATGACGAAGTTACCGTTAAACGTCTGAAAAAGCAGGGTAATAAAGTCGAACTGCTGCCAGAAAACAGTGAGTTTAAACCGATTGTCGTTGACCTTCGTCAGCAGAGCTTCACTATTGAAGGGCTGGCAGTTGGGGTTATTCGCAACGGCGACTGGCTGTAA